In Vicingus serpentipes, the following are encoded in one genomic region:
- a CDS encoding NAD(P)H-dependent flavin oxidoreductase, whose amino-acid sequence MEKQNSSICDILNIKYPIIMAPMFLVSNIEMLVAASKSGITGAIPALNFRTIEEFEIALKELKEKCEGPFGINLIVNKSNFLYKEQLTACCKHKVDYIITSLGSPEETINQAHKAGVKVFCDVTDLAYAKKVEALGADALIAVNKEAGGHAGNLSYKELIPLLIENCNIPVISAGGVGNHEQMKQILDLGAAGLSIGSLFIASSESGVSQDYKEACVNYGAKDIVFTTKLSGSRCTVIKTPYVEKIGTDQNFLEKILNKNKQLKKWFKAFTFYKGMKNLQNAAFGATYKTVWCAGPTIEYVKEIKPINDIVKSLVNG is encoded by the coding sequence ATGGAAAAACAAAACTCAAGTATTTGCGATATTTTAAACATTAAGTATCCTATTATCATGGCTCCTATGTTTCTAGTATCTAACATAGAAATGCTTGTTGCAGCCTCAAAATCTGGTATCACTGGAGCTATTCCAGCACTTAACTTTAGAACTATTGAAGAATTTGAAATAGCACTTAAAGAATTAAAAGAAAAGTGTGAAGGCCCTTTTGGAATAAATTTGATTGTAAATAAGTCTAATTTTTTATACAAAGAACAATTAACAGCCTGTTGTAAACATAAAGTTGATTATATTATTACATCATTAGGATCTCCAGAAGAAACGATAAATCAAGCTCATAAAGCTGGTGTTAAAGTTTTTTGTGATGTAACTGATTTAGCTTATGCAAAAAAAGTTGAAGCCTTAGGCGCAGATGCTTTAATAGCTGTAAATAAAGAAGCTGGAGGACATGCTGGAAACTTATCATACAAAGAGCTAATTCCTTTGCTAATAGAAAATTGTAACATTCCTGTAATTTCAGCTGGTGGTGTTGGAAATCATGAACAAATGAAACAAATTTTAGACCTTGGTGCTGCTGGGCTTTCTATTGGTAGTTTGTTTATTGCCTCATCAGAAAGTGGTGTTTCTCAAGATTATAAAGAAGCATGTGTAAATTATGGAGCAAAAGACATTGTGTTCACAACTAAATTATCGGGTTCGAGATGTACGGTTATTAAAACTCCTTACGTTGAAAAAATTGGTACAGACCAAAACTTTTTAGAAAAAATATTAAACAAGAATAAACAATTAAAAAAATGGTTTAAAGCTTTTACCTTCTACAAAGGGATGAAAAATCTACAGAATGCTGCATTTGGAGCCACTTACAAAACTGTTTGGTGTGCTGGTCCTACGATAGAATATGTAAAAGAAATAAAACCAATAAATGACATTGTAAAATCTTTGGTAAATGGATAA
- a CDS encoding isopenicillin N synthase family dioxygenase, with amino-acid sequence MSTPKGIPSVDLSDFLSGDATRKNKFIQELGKAYEEIGFVAVKNHGVSDSLINQFYDRIQQFFALPEDVKKKYEIEGGGGQRGYTSFGKEHAKGMTAGDLKEFWHFGQFVEDNDPIGEEYPENVNVTEIPDFLSIGKEAYQTFENTGRHMLSAIALYLGLAENYFDEHIHNGNSISRPIHYPPITGEIEEGAVRAGAHEDINLITLLVGASADGLEVLNKQNEWKAVTSIEDHIVVNVGDMLQRLTNNKLRSTTHRVVNPPKEKLGTSRYSVPFFLHPRSEMKLNCLPSCIDENNPKAFDDITAGEYLMQRLREIGLIK; translated from the coding sequence ATGAGCACACCAAAAGGAATTCCATCAGTAGATTTATCTGATTTTTTATCAGGAGATGCAACAAGAAAAAACAAGTTTATTCAAGAACTGGGAAAAGCCTACGAAGAAATTGGTTTTGTTGCAGTTAAAAATCATGGTGTTTCAGATAGCTTAATAAATCAATTCTATGATAGAATTCAACAGTTCTTTGCTTTACCTGAGGATGTAAAGAAGAAATACGAAATTGAAGGTGGTGGTGGTCAACGTGGTTATACTTCATTTGGAAAAGAACATGCTAAAGGTATGACTGCAGGAGACTTAAAAGAGTTTTGGCATTTTGGTCAATTTGTTGAAGATAATGACCCAATAGGAGAAGAATATCCTGAAAATGTTAATGTTACTGAAATTCCTGACTTTCTATCTATTGGTAAAGAAGCTTATCAAACATTTGAAAATACAGGACGACATATGCTTAGTGCAATTGCGCTGTATTTAGGATTAGCTGAAAATTATTTTGATGAGCACATTCATAATGGAAATAGTATTTCTCGACCTATTCACTACCCTCCTATTACAGGGGAAATTGAAGAAGGAGCAGTAAGAGCAGGAGCTCATGAAGACATCAATTTAATTACTTTATTAGTTGGAGCTTCAGCAGATGGTTTAGAAGTATTAAACAAACAAAATGAATGGAAAGCAGTAACCTCAATAGAAGATCATATCGTTGTAAATGTTGGTGATATGCTTCAACGTTTAACAAATAATAAATTAAGATCTACAACACATCGTGTAGTTAACCCTCCAAAAGAAAAATTAGGTACTAGCCGCTATTCCGTTCCATTTTTCTTACATCCGCGTTCAGAAATGAAATTAAATTGCCTTCCATCTTGTATCGATGAAAACAATCCAAAAGCATTTGATGATATTACTGCAGGTGAATACTTAATGCAAAGACTTAGAGAAATAGGGTTGATAAAATAA
- the trxA gene encoding thioredoxin: MALELTDANFEENVLNSDKPVLVDFWATWCGPCRMVGPLVEEIANEFEGKAVVGKVDVDNNPETAQKYGIRNIPTILFMKGGEIVDKQVGAVSKDVLASKLEAMM; the protein is encoded by the coding sequence ATGGCTTTAGAATTAACAGACGCAAATTTCGAAGAAAATGTATTAAACTCTGACAAACCAGTATTGGTTGACTTTTGGGCAACTTGGTGCGGACCATGTAGAATGGTTGGACCATTAGTAGAAGAAATCGCTAATGAATTTGAAGGTAAAGCAGTAGTTGGTAAAGTTGATGTTGACAACAACCCTGAAACAGCTCAAAAATATGGGATTAGAAATATTCCTACTATATTATTTATGAAAGGTGGAGAAATTGTTGACAAACAAGTTGGTGCTGTTTCAAAAGATGTATTAGCTTCTAAATTAGAAGCAATGATGTAA
- a CDS encoding insulinase family protein: protein MKKILSILSAALIFTSVVSAQKLDRSKRPAPGAAPEIKLGEMQSFTLENGMKVFVVENHKLPKVAFSLSLDVDPVMEGDMVGYTSVTGELLSRGTTNRTKDEFNEQIDFIGADFYTSSRSVYAGSLKKHQEKLLDIMSDVVMNADFKDEELDKIKKQTLSGLQSSKDNPDEIASNVRSVLLYGKNHPYGEITTEETVEAITLDKCKDYYKTYFKPNVAYMAVVGDITLAEAKPLIEKYFSKWEKGEVPTNKYKTPLAPKETKVAFVHKEGSTQSVINITYPVNLKQNNPDVIKAKVMNSILGGGSTARLFMNLREGHGYTYGAYSSLSPDELVGSFNASAKVRNEVTDSAIFEFNNELKRMVTENVTEEELEGVKNYMTGTFAYTLQDPQTIARFAINTVKYNLPKDYYANYLKNVAAVTVEDVKAMAEKYIKPDNAHILIVGDKAVAENTAKYSAGEKVDFYDTYGNDYVEALKPAGEGVTAQTVLDKAILAKYGMPKGKALDKKLSKIKDLTVKMNASIQGQSISVTRYQKAPNKFAMVMAMGTMVVQKQTFNGTEAKVSGMQGNKTLEGDELEEMKLSSVMFDDVKDSKHTYNLLGIEPIEGKDAYKIEKVSPTGNKETEWYDVESGMPVKAMQVKESEEMGGTMVITSLFSDYKEVNGIKFAHKIAQSFGPQALDMEVLSVEFNTKVSDDTFE from the coding sequence ATGAAAAAGATATTATCAATATTAAGTGCAGCACTTATTTTTACAAGTGTTGTATCTGCTCAAAAATTAGATCGTAGTAAACGACCTGCACCTGGAGCAGCTCCTGAAATTAAATTAGGAGAAATGCAGTCATTTACATTAGAAAATGGAATGAAAGTTTTTGTGGTTGAAAATCACAAATTACCTAAAGTTGCTTTTTCTTTATCCTTAGATGTCGATCCAGTAATGGAAGGAGATATGGTTGGTTATACTTCAGTAACAGGAGAATTATTAAGTAGAGGAACTACAAATAGAACAAAGGATGAGTTTAATGAACAAATCGATTTTATTGGTGCTGACTTTTATACTTCATCAAGAAGTGTTTATGCTGGTTCTTTAAAAAAGCATCAAGAAAAATTATTAGATATTATGTCTGATGTAGTAATGAATGCTGATTTTAAAGATGAAGAATTAGATAAAATAAAAAAGCAAACATTGTCTGGCTTACAGTCTTCAAAAGATAATCCTGATGAAATAGCAAGTAATGTTCGTTCAGTTTTATTATATGGAAAGAACCATCCATATGGTGAAATCACTACAGAAGAAACTGTAGAAGCTATTACTCTTGATAAATGTAAAGATTATTATAAAACTTACTTTAAACCAAATGTAGCTTATATGGCTGTTGTTGGTGATATTACATTAGCTGAAGCGAAACCATTAATTGAAAAATATTTTTCTAAATGGGAAAAAGGAGAGGTTCCTACAAATAAGTATAAAACTCCTTTAGCTCCAAAAGAAACTAAAGTTGCTTTTGTACATAAAGAAGGATCAACTCAATCGGTTATTAATATTACTTATCCAGTAAATTTAAAACAAAATAACCCAGACGTTATTAAAGCAAAAGTAATGAACTCTATTTTAGGTGGAGGTTCTACTGCTCGTTTGTTTATGAATTTACGTGAAGGTCATGGATATACTTATGGCGCTTATTCTTCGTTATCTCCAGATGAATTAGTTGGTAGTTTTAACGCTTCAGCTAAGGTTAGAAATGAGGTTACAGATAGTGCAATTTTCGAATTTAATAATGAGTTAAAAAGAATGGTAACTGAAAATGTAACTGAAGAAGAGTTAGAGGGAGTTAAAAATTACATGACAGGTACTTTTGCTTATACTTTACAAGATCCACAAACTATAGCTCGTTTTGCAATTAATACTGTTAAGTATAATTTACCTAAAGATTATTATGCAAATTATTTAAAAAATGTTGCTGCAGTTACCGTTGAAGATGTAAAAGCAATGGCTGAAAAATACATTAAACCAGATAATGCTCATATTTTAATTGTTGGAGATAAAGCTGTAGCCGAAAACACTGCTAAATATAGTGCTGGAGAAAAAGTTGATTTTTATGATACTTATGGTAATGATTATGTTGAGGCTCTTAAGCCAGCAGGCGAAGGTGTAACAGCTCAAACAGTTTTAGATAAAGCAATTTTAGCAAAATATGGAATGCCTAAAGGAAAAGCATTAGATAAAAAGTTAAGTAAAATAAAAGATTTAACTGTTAAAATGAATGCTTCAATACAAGGGCAATCAATTAGCGTTACTCGTTACCAAAAAGCACCAAACAAATTTGCTATGGTTATGGCAATGGGAACTATGGTTGTTCAGAAACAAACTTTTAATGGGACTGAAGCTAAGGTTAGTGGCATGCAAGGAAACAAAACTTTAGAAGGTGATGAGTTGGAAGAAATGAAATTAAGTTCTGTTATGTTTGATGATGTAAAAGATTCTAAACATACTTATAATCTTTTAGGGATAGAACCTATAGAAGGTAAGGATGCTTATAAGATTGAAAAAGTGTCACCAACAGGGAATAAAGAAACAGAATGGTATGATGTTGAATCAGGAATGCCTGTTAAAGCTATGCAAGTTAAAGAAAGTGAAGAAATGGGAGGTACTATGGTTATAACTTCTTTATTTAGTGATTATAAAGAAGTAAATGGAATTAAGTTTGCTCATAAAATAGCACAAAGTTTCGGCCCACAAGCTTTAGATATGGAAGTTCTTTCAGTAGAATTTAATACTAAAGTTAGTGACGATACTTTTGAATAA
- a CDS encoding M16 family metallopeptidase, whose protein sequence is MRKILMSVALCAGILSVQAQNKIEFEQYKLKNGMNVILHEDHSTPIVAVTVLYHVGSKNENPERTGFAHFFEHLLFEGSENIERGEYMKLVQSNGGILNANTSFDRTFYFEILPSNQLELGLWLESERLLHAKIDETGVETQREVVKEEYRQRYDNQPYGTFLPQMFKRAFVEHPYQWVPIGSLEHLNQAKIEEFRDFYKTYYVPNNATLSIAGDFNKPQLKKWIETYFGSIPKGTKEMNRPTVVEPIKKEEVRDVIYDNVQLPAVMMGYHTPAQGTPDSYAVSMLAQILSQGKSSRLQKSVMDEQQKALFVGAFPFPTEDPGMALMFGITNMGVSIDDLEAAIDAEVEKVQTELISDDEFQKLKNQIENDMISQNSKIEGIAESLANYSVYYGDANLINTEIDRYLKVTKEDIKRVANEYFRKDNRVVLHYLPKSEDKSATEEK, encoded by the coding sequence ATGAGAAAAATTTTAATGTCAGTTGCTTTGTGTGCAGGCATATTGAGTGTTCAAGCACAAAATAAGATTGAGTTTGAACAATACAAACTCAAAAATGGTATGAATGTAATTTTACATGAAGACCATTCAACTCCTATTGTTGCAGTAACTGTATTGTACCATGTAGGGTCTAAAAATGAAAACCCAGAAAGAACTGGATTTGCTCACTTTTTTGAACATTTATTATTTGAAGGTTCAGAAAATATAGAAAGAGGTGAGTACATGAAATTAGTTCAAAGTAATGGAGGTATTTTAAATGCTAATACATCATTTGATAGAACATTTTATTTCGAGATTTTACCTTCAAATCAATTAGAGTTAGGTTTATGGTTAGAGTCTGAAAGATTGTTACATGCTAAAATTGATGAAACAGGTGTAGAGACTCAACGAGAAGTTGTAAAAGAAGAATATCGTCAGCGTTATGACAATCAACCTTATGGCACTTTTTTACCTCAAATGTTTAAAAGAGCATTTGTTGAACATCCATACCAATGGGTTCCAATTGGTTCTTTAGAGCATTTAAATCAAGCTAAAATTGAGGAGTTTAGAGATTTTTATAAAACTTACTATGTACCAAATAATGCAACATTATCTATTGCTGGAGACTTTAACAAACCACAATTAAAAAAATGGATTGAAACATATTTTGGTTCTATACCAAAAGGGACAAAAGAAATGAATAGACCAACTGTTGTTGAGCCTATAAAGAAAGAAGAAGTAAGAGATGTTATTTATGATAATGTTCAATTACCTGCAGTAATGATGGGATATCACACACCTGCTCAAGGAACACCAGATTCTTATGCAGTTAGTATGTTAGCTCAAATTTTATCTCAAGGTAAAAGCTCTCGTTTACAAAAAAGTGTAATGGATGAACAACAAAAAGCTTTATTTGTGGGTGCTTTTCCATTTCCAACTGAAGATCCAGGAATGGCTTTAATGTTTGGGATTACTAATATGGGGGTTTCTATTGATGATTTAGAAGCTGCAATTGATGCTGAAGTTGAAAAAGTTCAAACAGAACTTATAAGTGATGATGAATTTCAGAAATTAAAAAATCAAATTGAAAATGATATGATTTCTCAAAATTCAAAAATTGAGGGAATTGCAGAAAGCTTAGCAAATTACTCTGTTTATTATGGTGATGCAAACTTAATTAATACTGAAATTGATAGATACTTGAAAGTAACTAAAGAGGATATAAAAAGAGTTGCAAACGAGTATTTTAGAAAAGACAATAGAGTAGTGTTACATTATTTGCCAAAATCAGAAGATAAATCAGCTACAGAAGAGAAATAA
- a CDS encoding DUF4442 domain-containing protein produces the protein MDNTALIKKIKWQLYLLGKFKIPMIGYTGLKLVEITETTTKVKIRLKRRTKNHLNSMYFGSLAIGADVAGGLHAFYFANKYGKTVSFAFKGMECEFLKRAESDCIFVSEDGKKVEDAIKKSIETEERINETTNVNVLNIENEVVAKFKLIVSVKCK, from the coding sequence ATGGATAATACTGCTTTAATTAAAAAAATTAAGTGGCAACTCTACCTTTTAGGTAAGTTTAAAATACCAATGATTGGTTATACAGGATTAAAACTTGTAGAGATTACTGAAACTACTACTAAAGTTAAAATAAGACTAAAAAGAAGAACTAAAAACCATTTAAATTCGATGTATTTTGGGTCTTTAGCAATTGGTGCTGATGTTGCTGGTGGTTTACACGCCTTCTATTTTGCTAACAAATATGGTAAAACGGTTTCGTTTGCTTTTAAAGGAATGGAATGTGAGTTTCTTAAACGAGCTGAATCTGATTGTATTTTTGTTTCTGAAGACGGAAAAAAAGTTGAAGATGCAATTAAAAAATCAATAGAAACAGAAGAACGAATTAATGAAACGACAAATGTAAATGTATTAAATATCGAAAATGAAGTTGTTGCTAAGTTTAAGTTAATTGTTTCTGTAAAGTGTAAATAA
- a CDS encoding YhcH/YjgK/YiaL family protein: MILDKIDNYKLYVNLNQRIARAFTYILETDFSQLSLGKHLIEGEDIFVLLQEYDTKEIENCKLESHKKYIDIQFMISGDELMGITTLNNQETTEFNEDNDYYFYNSDYTIIRVNEGMFTIFFPDDIHMPCIKVENIEFVKKVVVKVKI, from the coding sequence ATGATACTTGATAAAATTGATAATTATAAACTCTATGTTAATCTTAATCAAAGAATAGCAAGAGCTTTTACATATATTTTAGAAACTGATTTCTCTCAATTATCACTAGGCAAACATCTTATAGAAGGTGAAGATATTTTTGTTCTTTTACAAGAATATGACACTAAAGAAATAGAAAACTGCAAATTGGAAAGTCATAAAAAATATATTGATATACAATTTATGATAAGTGGTGATGAATTAATGGGAATTACCACTTTAAATAATCAAGAAACAACTGAATTTAATGAAGATAATGATTATTATTTTTATAACTCAGATTATACAATTATAAGAGTAAATGAAGGAATGTTTACTATCTTTTTTCCAGATGATATTCACATGCCTTGCATAAAAGTTGAAAACATAGAATTTGTAAAAAAAGTTGTAGTTAAAGTAAAAATTTAA
- a CDS encoding TonB-dependent receptor, translating into MNSKLFISIILLLLASSILNAQETATIKGKLIDNKDNPIEGASVAIVGSIKGDVSDKNGNFSIKIPANKEVVVGITFIGFTPIREKFKLSSNEVFIFNPKLKNSTTNITEFELKEEQNRTETMVKIKPNLASDFMSSSGSFEAILKTLPGVSSNNELSSQYSVRGGNYDENLIYVNDIEIFRPFLIRSGQQEGLSFINSEMVSDIEFSAGGFAAKYGDKMASVLDITYKEPEEFEGSVTVSLQGANINFGGASKNHRFTYLTGARYKTNQYVLQSLDTDGEYQPSFYDIQTYLTYDISEKWEIGFLGNVARNKYKFIPDTRETEFGTINEALQLTVYFDGQEVDQFQTYFGAISNTFKPKENVELKLISSVFRDLEDERFDIEGGYRIDELERDLSKDNFGDVKFNRGVGTYLDHARNQLDATVFNIEHKGKIYKSNHTTFWGVKYQHEDIIDKLNEWGIIDSTGYLTPKPLDSVGYVNPAAQTPQLLELNEVLKSKVSLQSNRYSGYLQRSYNWESDTTKYAFNIGIRGNYWDLNKEFIFSPRGSFSIQPNWKHDYLFRLSGGVYYQPPFYREMRDFDGKINRDIKSQVSYQAVLGADHNFKAWGRPFKFVAELYYKHMENVIPYEIDNVRIRYYAKNNAKAYSTGADFKINGEFVKGVESWFSMSVMKTAEDLKDDFYYDYYNNEGEKIIPGYTVNNSAVDSIRIEPGYIPRPTDQRVNFSLYFQDYIPKLPSFKMHIALYYGMGLPFGPPNTQERYKATFRMPDYRRVDLGFSYHLKSDKKEFKGNNPIKHLKNVWISAEVFNLLQISNVISYLWLEDVSGRSYAVPNYLTSRQLNVKLHVDF; encoded by the coding sequence ATGAACAGTAAACTATTTATATCTATCATACTTCTCTTATTAGCGAGTTCAATTCTTAATGCGCAAGAAACTGCAACTATAAAAGGTAAGTTAATTGATAATAAAGACAACCCAATAGAAGGAGCTAGTGTCGCTATAGTTGGAAGTATTAAGGGTGATGTTTCTGATAAAAACGGAAATTTTTCTATTAAAATACCGGCTAATAAAGAAGTAGTTGTTGGCATTACTTTCATTGGATTCACTCCTATTCGAGAAAAGTTTAAATTATCTTCTAATGAAGTATTTATTTTTAACCCAAAACTTAAAAATAGCACCACAAACATTACTGAGTTTGAATTAAAAGAAGAACAAAACAGAACTGAAACGATGGTGAAAATTAAACCCAATTTAGCTTCTGATTTTATGAGTTCATCCGGGAGTTTTGAGGCGATTTTAAAAACATTACCCGGTGTTTCTTCCAACAATGAACTAAGTTCCCAATATTCTGTAAGAGGCGGTAATTATGATGAAAATTTAATTTATGTAAACGATATTGAAATATTTAGACCTTTTTTGATTAGAAGTGGCCAACAAGAAGGATTAAGTTTTATTAATTCAGAAATGGTTAGCGATATAGAATTTTCTGCTGGAGGTTTTGCTGCTAAGTATGGCGATAAAATGGCTTCAGTATTAGATATTACCTATAAAGAACCTGAAGAATTTGAAGGAAGTGTTACGGTAAGTCTTCAAGGAGCTAACATAAACTTTGGTGGAGCTAGTAAAAATCATCGTTTTACTTATTTAACAGGAGCTCGATACAAAACTAACCAATACGTTTTACAAAGCTTAGACACCGATGGAGAGTATCAACCTTCATTTTATGATATTCAAACTTATTTAACTTATGATATTTCTGAAAAATGGGAAATTGGTTTTTTAGGAAATGTTGCTCGAAATAAATACAAATTTATTCCTGACACAAGAGAAACTGAGTTTGGAACCATTAACGAAGCTCTACAATTAACTGTATATTTTGACGGACAAGAAGTTGACCAATTTCAAACTTATTTTGGAGCTATATCCAATACTTTTAAGCCAAAAGAAAATGTTGAACTAAAATTAATTAGCTCTGTTTTTAGAGATTTAGAAGATGAAAGATTTGACATAGAAGGTGGCTATAGAATTGATGAATTAGAACGTGACTTAAGTAAAGATAATTTTGGAGATGTAAAATTTAATAGAGGAGTTGGCACCTACTTAGACCATGCAAGAAACCAACTTGACGCCACTGTTTTTAACATTGAACATAAAGGGAAAATTTACAAATCAAACCATACCACATTTTGGGGTGTAAAATATCAACACGAAGATATTATTGACAAACTAAATGAATGGGGAATAATTGATTCTACTGGGTATCTTACACCTAAACCATTAGATTCTGTTGGTTATGTAAATCCAGCTGCTCAAACACCTCAACTTTTAGAACTTAATGAGGTGTTAAAATCAAAAGTTTCACTTCAAAGTAATAGATACAGTGGTTATTTACAAAGAAGTTATAATTGGGAAAGCGATACAACTAAATATGCTTTTAACATAGGTATTAGAGGTAATTATTGGGATTTAAATAAAGAATTTATTTTTAGCCCTAGAGGATCTTTTTCTATTCAACCAAATTGGAAACATGACTACTTATTTAGGTTATCTGGAGGTGTATATTATCAACCTCCTTTTTACAGGGAAATGAGAGACTTTGATGGTAAAATTAATAGAGATATTAAATCTCAAGTTTCTTACCAAGCTGTTTTAGGGGCTGACCATAATTTTAAAGCTTGGGGACGACCATTTAAATTTGTTGCCGAATTGTATTACAAACACATGGAAAATGTTATTCCATATGAAATAGATAATGTTCGAATTCGCTACTATGCAAAAAACAACGCAAAAGCATACTCTACTGGTGCCGATTTTAAAATTAATGGAGAATTTGTTAAAGGGGTAGAATCATGGTTTAGTATGTCTGTTATGAAAACTGCCGAAGATTTGAAAGACGACTTTTACTATGACTACTACAATAATGAAGGTGAAAAAATTATTCCTGGTTATACGGTTAACAATTCAGCAGTTGATAGTATTAGAATTGAACCAGGATATATTCCAAGACCAACAGATCAAAGAGTAAACTTCTCTTTATACTTTCAAGATTATATTCCCAAATTACCAAGTTTTAAAATGCACATAGCATTATATTATGGAATGGGATTACCTTTTGGCCCTCCAAACACTCAAGAAAGATATAAAGCAACATTTAGAATGCCAGATTACAGAAGAGTAGATTTAGGATTTTCTTACCATCTAAAAAGTGATAAAAAAGAATTTAAAGGTAACAACCCAATCAAACATTTAAAAAATGTATGGATAAGTGCAGAAGTTTTCAATTTACTACAAATCAGTAATGTTATATCTTATTTGTGGTTAGAAGACGTAAGTGGAAGAAGCTATGCTGTTCCAAATTACCTGACTTCACGTCAATTAAACGTGAAACTTCATGTTGATTTTTAA